The following coding sequences are from one Liquorilactobacillus hordei DSM 19519 window:
- a CDS encoding thioredoxin family protein, translating into MIKEIHDQDFAKETDTGIAVIDFRADWCPPCRMMDPILKSLSEDPAYKDQVNFVSLNIDHDQATASQFQVQGIPTFLIKKDGQVVSHMVGARPKPDFEAELKKALA; encoded by the coding sequence ATGATTAAAGAAATACATGACCAAGATTTTGCCAAAGAAACAGATACTGGTATCGCCGTTATTGATTTTCGCGCAGACTGGTGCCCACCATGTCGCATGATGGACCCAATTCTTAAGTCCCTTTCTGAAGACCCAGCTTACAAGGATCAGGTCAACTTCGTTTCATTGAACATTGACCATGACCAAGCTACGGCCAGTCAATTCCAAGTTCAAGGAATTCCAACCTTCCTGATTAAGAAAGATGGCCAAGTCGTCAGTCACATGGTCGGAGCACGTCCTAAGCCTGATTTTGAAGCCGAACTCAAAAAAGCACTTGCCTAA
- a CDS encoding metal-sensitive transcriptional regulator: MATTEEYVTSKQIKTRLKRSAGQLDGVLRMMDENRPCEDVLVQLSAVKSSIDKAMKLVIARNINNCVDAMTTADVQNLEHSLDLLLKTK; this comes from the coding sequence ATGGCAACTACTGAAGAATATGTCACTAGCAAGCAGATCAAGACCCGGCTGAAACGCTCGGCTGGTCAACTGGACGGCGTTTTACGTATGATGGACGAAAATCGTCCTTGCGAAGATGTCTTGGTTCAACTTTCAGCAGTGAAATCAAGTATCGACAAGGCCATGAAACTCGTCATCGCCCGTAATATTAATAATTGTGTAGATGCGATGACCACGGCTGATGTTCAGAATCTTGAACACTCCTTGGATCTACTGCTAAAAACCAAATAA